DNA from Nitrospina gracilis Nb-211:
AACCTGTGGGTGGCGGGTCTTTTTCTCCTGTTCGTGTTTCTCACCGGGCCGACGCTCTACATCCTCACCACCTTCGGCACTACGCTCGCCAACTACGCGCAGAATTTATTCGTGCTCAGCGTTGCCAGCGAAACCATGTACGACGTCAAATGGCGTTCGAGCTGGACGACGTTTTACTGGGCGTGGTGGATCGCCTGGTCGCCGTTTGTCGGCATGTTCATCGCGCGCGTGTCGCGCGGCCGCACCATCCGCGAGTTCATCCTCGGATGCCTGCTGGCGCCATGCCTGGCGACGTTTGCGTGGCTCAGCGTGTTCGGCGGCACCGCCATTCATCTGGACCTGGTCGAAGGCGGAGCGATCGCCGAAGCGGTGGACAAGAACGTGAGCACCGCGCTGTTCTTCATGCTGGAGTCGTTGCCGCTGGATGCCATCACCGCCACCATCGCCACGGTGGTCATCATCACCTTCTTCGTCACCTCGTCCGACTCCGGCAGTTTTGTGATCGACATGATCACCGCCGGGGGTGACCCCGATCCGCCCAAACTGCAACGCCTGTTCTGGGCCGTCACCGAGGGCGTCATCGCCACCGTGCTGTTGATCGCGGGCGGGCTGAACGCGTTGCAGACCGCCGCCATCACCACCGGCCTGCCGTTCGCCATCGTGCTGATCGGCCTCATCTACGGATTGCGCATCGCGCTGCTCAACGAACGCCGCGCCCAGAAACGGGAGCAGGCCATTCGCGAGCAGGAAGCCTGAGGCGCCTAGGAAAACCGGCTCCAACCCAGCTTTTTCCAACCCCTTAGGTTGCGCCGGGCATAGGAAATCCCTCACTGTTTTTTCAGCCTAAAAAACCTTGAAGTTTTATACCGTGCCGATACAATTTAACTGGAACTTGAAAAAGAATCGGCAATTCATTCCCCCCCTAGATCTGAATTGTCAGGAAAGGACACCCACATGGCAGAGCTAAAGAGCTACAAGGATCTCGACGACGATTCCGCGCGGCATATCCTGCGCACCGCCACGGCGAAAGCCCGTGAACTGGACGCGAAAATGAACGTTGCCGTCGTCGGCGCGGACGGGCACCTGAAGGCTTTCTTCCGCATGGAAGGTGCGTGGATGGGAAGCATCGACATCGCCATCCGCAAGGCCAAAACCGCGCGCTATTTCAACATGCCCACGGGTGAGATCGGCAACATCAGCCAGCCCGGCGGGTCGCTCTACCAGATCGAGCACAGCAACGGCGGGCTGATCACCTTTCCCGGCGGTGTGCCGCTGAAGACGAAGGATGGGGACATCGTTGGCGCCATTGGCGTGTCCGGCGATGCGGTGGAAAAGGATCACGAAGTCGCCTCCGCAGGCGCGCAGTACCTGCTGAAAAAGTAAGTCCGCAGGCGCGGCAGACGATGCCGTAGGCAGTAGAAGTAAGGGATACAACGGGCAGGCGCATTCTGAGGGGGGTGCGGCCGCTGTCCAGTCCTGTAAGATTTGAGGGGGGAAATTTTATGGAATCGCATTGGGCCCTGCCGGAGGGCAATCCTTGGTCTACGCCGTTCGCGCACGCCTTGTTGCACCATCTCGACCTGTTTCCCGGTGCGCGGGTGCTGGACATCGCCGCGGGCGGGGGCATTCCTGCGTTTTACATCGCCGATCAAGTCGGGCCGCAGGGGCATGTGCTCGCGGTGGACATCCACCATCCGCAGGTTTTGCGCACGCGCGGCATGCAGGGCACGCGCATGCCCTGGCTCCAGTTTGAAGTCGGCGACATGCGCCACCTGCCGCCCAACCTGCCGAAGTTCGACCGCATCACCGGCAACATCGCCTTCATGTTTTTCCGCCCGGACCGGCCCGCCGCACTCAAAAATCTCGTGCAGTTTTTAAAGCCCGGCGGGCAGATCGTCCTCACCTGGCCCACCAAGGGCACCTTCGATTCCCTGTGGCGGAGAGTGGAACAGGAGATGCAGTCGCGCGCCCTCACCGCGGAACTCGAGCGCTTCCACGATTACCTCGACGAACGGCCGTCCACGGACGACGCGCGCGGCTGGTTGTGCGAGCTGGGAATGGAAAATATAGAGACGGTGGAGTGGCCGCTGGAGATCCAGACCGGACCCGGCAAGGAGTTCCTCGATCATCCGCTACTGAGGAGCGGGTTCCTGGACGACGTGTACGAATGCTTCGACGATCAGGAAAAGGCGGAAGAATTCATGCAGACCATCGCTGCCGATCTCGACGGCTTTCTTCCCCTCACCGCCCAGAGAGGAGTGGTGAGCGGGTGGATGCCTCTGGAACTGCACGGGAGGGATAGAGGCTTGTTCAGGGGCTGATCTGAAGTGAAGACGCTTTATCGACCTGCAGTCCTGTGGTTTGCTCAATGAGGTGAATCACACTCGCATCCATCGTTTCCATCAAGGGTGAGGGATACAAGCCAATGCCCAATATCAGGATGGCCAGTGGAATCAGCGTGGCCAATTCGCATTTCGATAAATCCGGGAGCGCTTTGGCGGCTTTCGTCGAAGGCTCTCCCAACGCCACCCTTTGGAGCATCCACAGCATATAGGAGGCGGCCAAAAGAATCCCGCCGATAGAGATGAAAACCATGGCAAAGCTGACATAGGAAGTTCCCACCAGGACCAAAAACTCTCCAATGAAATTGCAGGTGCCGGGCAGGCCAAAGGCGGCGACCGAAAACAAAAAGAACAAGGCAACAAACCGCGGCATGGTTTTATGCAGGCCGCC
Protein-coding regions in this window:
- a CDS encoding GlcG/HbpS family heme-binding protein, with the translated sequence MAELKSYKDLDDDSARHILRTATAKARELDAKMNVAVVGADGHLKAFFRMEGAWMGSIDIAIRKAKTARYFNMPTGEIGNISQPGGSLYQIEHSNGGLITFPGGVPLKTKDGDIVGAIGVSGDAVEKDHEVASAGAQYLLKK
- a CDS encoding class I SAM-dependent methyltransferase, with the translated sequence MESHWALPEGNPWSTPFAHALLHHLDLFPGARVLDIAAGGGIPAFYIADQVGPQGHVLAVDIHHPQVLRTRGMQGTRMPWLQFEVGDMRHLPPNLPKFDRITGNIAFMFFRPDRPAALKNLVQFLKPGGQIVLTWPTKGTFDSLWRRVEQEMQSRALTAELERFHDYLDERPSTDDARGWLCELGMENIETVEWPLEIQTGPGKEFLDHPLLRSGFLDDVYECFDDQEKAEEFMQTIAADLDGFLPLTAQRGVVSGWMPLELHGRDRGLFRG